The genomic segment CGGCTGGCCAAGCGGCCGCAGCTGCTGACGCTCCTGGCGCGCCTGGTTCCCGGCCTCGACGACCCGTTCGCCGACGTGCGGGGGGACCCGAAGACGTTCGCGAACGTGATGTCGTCGCTGCGGACCCGGCTGGCCGACGTGGAGATCGTCGCGGCCCTGATGCTGAAGTGCACCGAGTTCGTGGACCTGACGGAGCCGGTCGGCTCGACCGTCATTCGGTGGAGCGACCGGCACGCGGTGGCGCTCGAGGGCCTGCTGGGGTTCTCGATCGACACCTCGATCGTGACCCGCCTGTCCGAGAAGCCGCTGGAACGGGTGTCGTACTACCTGGACGAGTTCCGCAGCATCGCCCCCCTGGAGGCCCTCGCCGCCGCCTTCCGCCGCGGCCGCAAGCACCGGATCGCGGTGACGGTCTCCGTGCACGAAATCTGTGGATTGCACGACCGTTACAACAAGGACGTGACCGAGGAAATGTTGGGCCTGATGGCCCACAAGGTGTTCGTCCGCGTGGGCAGCCCGGCGACGGCAAAATGGTCGTCAGATTATTTGGGCTGCTGCGAAGGGATCGAGGACCTGCGCCCGCACCCGGGCAACAAGAACCGCGACGTGTCCCGGCAGATGAAGGACCGTCACAACGTCCACTGGGACGAGCTGCGGCGGATCAAACCGCCCGACCCCGAGACCGACGAGCTCCACTTCTATGTGGACTTCCCCGCGACCACCTGTGAGGTGGTCGCCCCGTGGCTCGCGGACGCCTCGCTGCCCGCGGGGCACAAGCCGGCGCGGCGCGTGGAGCGCAGCCCGGACAGCGAGGTGATGCCCCCGCTCACCGCGAGGGACCTGGACCGGCTGGGCATGCCCCTGGAGAAGCCGTTCCTCGACGCCCTCAAGTGACCCGTTCGCCCTGTTCCGTTTCCCCCTTTCCGAGGTGCCGTGATGAAGAGCACGATGATGAAGAGCACGATGATGAAGAGCACGATGATGAAGAGCACGCTGTTGTTGCTGCCGCTCCTGGCCGCCGGCGTCGGCTGCCAGAAGCAGCTCCCGGAGCCGCCCGAGGCGGCCGCCGGGGACCCCCGGTCCGTCGCCGCCCAGAAGATGGCGGAGCAGCTGGCGGGCCAGGAGAAGCAGGTGATCGGGCTCGGCGACAAGGTGATGCAACCGGTGAAGCTCACCCGGGCCGCCGACCGGCTGGTGGAGATCAAGAAGGTCAAGGAGCTGAAGGACGCCTACGGCTCGGCGCTCGTCACCCTGCACGCGCTCGACGAGGCCACGCTCGCCCTGGACCGGGAGCTGCGCCACGCCGGGGCTTCGTACGGGGCGGGGGCGCAGTGCTTCCGCGACCGGGCCGGGGACTACCGCGACGGCAAGCTGAAGGACGCGTGCGGGTCCTGGGCGGGTCACTACGAGGGGCTCCGGGACCGCGTCCCGTACCACCGCGAGCGCGTCGCGGCCCTGCGCAAGGAGCTGCCCCGGACGCTGGAGCTGATGCGCCAGAGCGGCCAGATCCTGGACGACTACTACCTGTTCGTCTCGCAGTACCCCGGCGAGACCCTTCCGGACACCGTGGCCGCCCCGTACGTGCAGAACGTGAAGGAGTACGTGCGCCAGTTCGAGGGCTTCGAGGCGGCCCTGGAGTCGTACCGCAAGGGCGGCAACTAGCCGCCGCCGGCGCCGCCGCGGCCCCCCGCGGCGTCCGCCCCCTCACCCGGAGTTCCCCATGCGCAAGAGCAACGCGATCATCGCCCGCGAGGTCCTGGACGTGGCCGCCGACGGCGTGATCGAGGAAGTGTTCGCGGTCCTGAAAGAGAACAACATCGTGGTCGGGCTAAAGCTCAAGCGGCTCATCCTGGAGCGCGTGGAGAAGCGGCTCGGCGACCTCAACGGCTGCGGCGA from the Frigoriglobus tundricola genome contains:
- a CDS encoding type IV secretion system DNA-binding domain-containing protein encodes the protein MTVSKRTIRVGALPQDQDSVVGVAYVGSTGLGKTSLIKKQMLDTHDLIQPALILDTGDDLAEFLRAKGDPRNPVSEVDLYHEGGAGIDLPSMLKTQTDRWRLARRLSPREKNNPNTYFDDAVALVLLAALCVLAHFAKRGYHLADAIRLAKRPQLLTLLARLVPGLDDPFADVRGDPKTFANVMSSLRTRLADVEIVAALMLKCTEFVDLTEPVGSTVIRWSDRHAVALEGLLGFSIDTSIVTRLSEKPLERVSYYLDEFRSIAPLEALAAAFRRGRKHRIAVTVSVHEICGLHDRYNKDVTEEMLGLMAHKVFVRVGSPATAKWSSDYLGCCEGIEDLRPHPGNKNRDVSRQMKDRHNVHWDELRRIKPPDPETDELHFYVDFPATTCEVVAPWLADASLPAGHKPARRVERSPDSEVMPPLTARDLDRLGMPLEKPFLDALK